Sequence from the Streptomyces sp. NBC_00358 genome:
TCGCCTTCCTGGCGGCCGATTCCGCGGGGGTCGCCTTTTTGGCGGTCCGGCGGGCGGTCTTCTTCGCGCTGTTTTCGGCCACCGCCCCGGGTGCAGCCTTCGATCCCGCCTTCGATCCCGTCTCGGGTGCCGTCTTCACGGGCGTCGATTCTGTCGCTTTTGTCGATTCTTTGGTTCCGTCGGGGGCCTGTTCGCCCACAGCGGAATCGCGACGTACAGCCACCCGTCCAGCCCCCTTGGCCTGTGCTCTCACCGGCGATTTGGACACCCGGCCAGCCTAAAGCCCGACACCGACATCCGCCCCGGACCCTGAAGATCGGCCCCCAATTGGCCCCCTGCCGCACTCGTTGGGACGCCAGTGCGGCAGACTTGTGACTGATCACACTGTTTGGACCGTCCGGCAAGATGGGGAACACGGTCCCCTGGTAACAAGGGGGAGCAAGATCCCCTGAGCAGGTCGACAAGGAGAGAACTCGTGGACGACGTTCTGCGGCGCGCCCCGCTCTTCGCGGCGCTCGATGACGAGCAGGCCGCGGAGCTCCGCGCCTCCATGAGTGAGGTGACCCTCGCACGAGGCGACGCTCTCTTCCATGAGGGCGACCCCGGCGACCGCCTCTATGTGGTCACCGAGGGCAAGGTGAAGCTCCATCGCACCTCCCCCGACGGGCGGGAGAACATGCTGGCCGTCCTCGGCCCCGGTGAGCTGATCGGCGAGCTTTCGCTGTTCGACCCGGGCCCGCGCACGGCGACCGCCACCGCGCTCACCGAGGTCAAGCTGCTCGGCCTCGGCCACGGCGACCTCCAGCCGTGGCTGAACGCGCGGCCCGAGGTGGCCGCCGCCCTGCTGCGCGCCGTCGCACGGCGCCTGCGCAAGACGAACGACCAGATGTCCGACCTGGTCTTCTCCGACGTGCCCGGCCGCGTGGCCCGCGCCCTGCTCGACCTGTCGCGCCGCTTCGGCGTGCAGTCCGAAGAGGGCATCCACGTCGTGCACGACCTCACCCAGGAGGAGTTGGCCCAGCTGGTCGGCGCCTCCCGCGAGACCGTCAACAAGGCGCTCGCCGACTTCGCGGGCCGCGGCTGGCTCCGCCTGGAGGCCCGCGCGGTGATCCTCCTGGACGTGGAGCGGCTCGCCAAGCGCTCGCGCTGACACTTTCGGCCGTACGTCGACGGGGTTCCGCCACTTTCCAGGGCGGGACCCCGTTGCCGTACCCCTCCGATCCCGGCCGCCGGATCCGGCCCGCGCCTGCCCCGGCCCGCGCTGCCGTAAATGACCGGCGGCCCGGCAGCCCCTCCGGGCACAGTGGGCGCATGGCCGCTCAGGGACACCACAAGGGACTCGACGCGCACGGGTACATCGAGCGCGAAGGATCGCCCGCGCGCGTCCCGTACGCCTTCGGGCCGGTCGTCGCCGCGGCCAGGGACCGCGTCCTGGACGTCTTCGGGACCCGGCTGGACAGCGCGTACCTCTACGGCTCGATCCCGCGCGGCACCGCGCGCGTGGGACGGTCCGACCTCGACCTGCTGCTGTCCTTGCGCGATGAGCCGACGGACGCCGACCGTACCGACGCCCGCGCGTTCGGAGCGGCGCTGGACAAGGAGTTCGCCGAGATCGACGGCGTGGGAACGCTGCTGTTCAGCCGTGAACGACTGCTGAGCGACCTGGAGACCCACGACCTCGGCTGGTTCGTCGCCTGCCTCTGCACGCCCCTTCTGGGCGAGGATCTGGCCGGACACCTGCCGCGCTACCGCCCCGACACGCTGCTCGCCCGCGAGACGAACGGCGACCTCGCGCTGTTGCTGCCGCGCTGGCGCGAGCGGATCGCCGCCGCCGCGGACACCGACGAGGCCAGGCGCCCGCTGGTGCGATCGATGTCCCGGCACCTCGTGCGTACCGGCTTCACGCTCGTCATGCCGCGCTGGAACGGCTGGACCAGCGACCTCGGGGAGATGGCCGAGGCGTTCGGCGCGTACTACCCGGAGCGGGCCGCCGACATGCGGAACGCGGCCGCCCGGGGATACGGGCCGACCGGCGAACAGGCTGTGCTCCGCGCGTACACCGACGATCTCGGACCCTGGCTCGCCGCGGAGTACGCGCGCGTGCACGGCATCAAGGCGCCCCGCCCGTGAAGGCCCCCTCCAGGACCCCGGAGAACGCCGCCACGGCAAGGAACCGTCCTAGATGAGCCCGTGCTCCCGCAGATAGTCCATCTGCGCCCGGACCGACAGCTCGGCCGCGGGCCACAACGACCGGTCCACGTCCGCGTAGACGCGCGCGACGACCTCCTCCGGCGCCCGGAGGCCGCTCTCGACGGCGGTCTCGACCTGGGCGAGCCGGTGGGCGCGATGGGCGAGATAGAACTCCACGGCGCCCTGCGCGTCCTCGAGGACGGGCCCGTGACCCGGCAGGACGATGTGCACGCCGTCGTCGACCGTCAGGGAGCGCAGTCGGCGCAGGGAGTCGAGATAGTCGCCCAGCCGCCCGTCAGGATGGGCCACCACGGTCGTCCCGCGGCCCAGGACGGTGTCCCCGGTCAGCACGGCCCGATCGGCCGGGAGATGGAAGCACAGCGAGTCGGCGGTGTGCCCCGGGGTCGACACGACCCGCAGTTCGAGCCCGCCGAGGCTGATCACGTCTCCCGCGGCCAGTCCCTCCTCGCCCAGCCGCAACGCCGCATCCAGGGCCCGCACCTTGGTCCCGGACAGCTCGGCGAACCGCCCCGCGCCCTCCGCGTGATCGGGGTGCCCGTGCGTCAGCAGGGTCAGCGCGACCCGTTTCCCGGCCTTCTCGGCGGTGTCCAGGACTCCGCGCAGATGTCCCTCGTCCAGGGGCCCCGGGTCGATCACGACCGCGAGCTCGGAGTCCGGCTCGGACACGATCCAGGTGTTCGTGCCGTCCAGGGTCATCGCGGAGGCGTTGGGGGCGAGGACGTTCACCGCGCGCGCGGTGGCGGGGCCGGAGAGAACGGCGCCTCGCGGCCGGCCGGGGGGAGCTGCTGCTTCGGTCATGCGGAGGCTCCACCGGTCGGGATGTGCTTGGTGAACTCGTCGTGTCCGGGCCAGGAGAGGACGACCTCGCCCTCCTCCAGGCGCGCCTCGGCCAGGACGGGGGTCATATCACGGGCGGGCGCGGCGGCGAGGGCGTCGGCGGCCCTCCCGTACTCCACGATCCCGCGCAGCGTCGCGATGGTGGGCGGCATCATCAGCAGCTCGCCCTTGTCGTAGCCGGCCGCCGCTTCGGCCGGACGGATCCACACCGTGCGGTCGGCCTCCGTGGAGGCGTTCCGGGTGCGCTGGCCCTCCGGGAGGACGGCCACGAAGAACCACGTGTCGTAGCGGCGGGACTCGAACTCCGGGGTGATCCAGCGGGCCCAGGCGCCGAGCAGGTCCGAGCGGAGCACGAGTCCCCGGCGGTCGAGGAACTCCGCGAAGGACAGGTCCCTGGCGACCAGGGCCGCCCGGTCCGCCTCCCAGTCCTCCCCCGTCGTGTCACCGACCACGGTGTCCGGGCTGGGGCCGGCGAGCAGGACACCCGCCTCCTCGTACGTCTCCCGGACGGCCGCGCAGACGACGGCCTGGGCGGAGGTCTCGTCCACGCCGAGCCGCTCGGCCCACCACGCGCGCGTGGGGCCCGCCCAGCGGATCTGGTGCTCGTCGTCGCGCGGGTCCACGCCACCGCCCGGATACGCGTAGGCGCCTCCGGCGAAGGCCATGGAGGCGCGTCTGCGCAGCATATGGACCACAGGGCCGGCCTCGCTGTCCTTGACCAGCATCACGGTGGCCGCGCGCCGGGGCGTCACCGGCGTCAGCGTGCCCTCGGCAAGCGCCCGAATCCGCTCCGGCCACTCCGCCGGAAACCAT
This genomic interval carries:
- a CDS encoding Crp/Fnr family transcriptional regulator produces the protein MDDVLRRAPLFAALDDEQAAELRASMSEVTLARGDALFHEGDPGDRLYVVTEGKVKLHRTSPDGRENMLAVLGPGELIGELSLFDPGPRTATATALTEVKLLGLGHGDLQPWLNARPEVAAALLRAVARRLRKTNDQMSDLVFSDVPGRVARALLDLSRRFGVQSEEGIHVVHDLTQEELAQLVGASRETVNKALADFAGRGWLRLEARAVILLDVERLAKRSR
- a CDS encoding nucleotidyltransferase, giving the protein MAAQGHHKGLDAHGYIEREGSPARVPYAFGPVVAAARDRVLDVFGTRLDSAYLYGSIPRGTARVGRSDLDLLLSLRDEPTDADRTDARAFGAALDKEFAEIDGVGTLLFSRERLLSDLETHDLGWFVACLCTPLLGEDLAGHLPRYRPDTLLARETNGDLALLLPRWRERIAAAADTDEARRPLVRSMSRHLVRTGFTLVMPRWNGWTSDLGEMAEAFGAYYPERAADMRNAAARGYGPTGEQAVLRAYTDDLGPWLAAEYARVHGIKAPRP
- a CDS encoding MBL fold metallo-hydrolase, which codes for MTEAAAPPGRPRGAVLSGPATARAVNVLAPNASAMTLDGTNTWIVSEPDSELAVVIDPGPLDEGHLRGVLDTAEKAGKRVALTLLTHGHPDHAEGAGRFAELSGTKVRALDAALRLGEEGLAAGDVISLGGLELRVVSTPGHTADSLCFHLPADRAVLTGDTVLGRGTTVVAHPDGRLGDYLDSLRRLRSLTVDDGVHIVLPGHGPVLEDAQGAVEFYLAHRAHRLAQVETAVESGLRAPEEVVARVYADVDRSLWPAAELSVRAQMDYLREHGLI
- a CDS encoding NUDIX hydrolase, which encodes MGNGQWFPAEWPERIRALAEGTLTPVTPRRAATVMLVKDSEAGPVVHMLRRRASMAFAGGAYAYPGGGVDPRDDEHQIRWAGPTRAWWAERLGVDETSAQAVVCAAVRETYEEAGVLLAGPSPDTVVGDTTGEDWEADRAALVARDLSFAEFLDRRGLVLRSDLLGAWARWITPEFESRRYDTWFFVAVLPEGQRTRNASTEADRTVWIRPAEAAAGYDKGELLMMPPTIATLRGIVEYGRAADALAAAPARDMTPVLAEARLEEGEVVLSWPGHDEFTKHIPTGGASA